AAAATTGGATAACTAGACCTACGCCCCTTGCAATCCATATTAGGGATTGCAGCACCATAGCACTATCGGTCTTCTTCTTATTCCAGTCTTCTATCTTAGCGCTCCGTTCCCGGAGAAGCAGACTGGGCGATCGCTCGTTTTCCCGCCATTCCCCCAGCCACCCGGTTCTAGAGCAGGTCTGAAGCCAAAATATACTTGTTCCTAAAGTTGGCGGCGTTCGCCCATCTCGCCAGCTTTGTTAGCAACCACCTTATGAAATGCCACACATGGGTTGAGCGAAATCAGCAACAGCAACTATAAATAGAGTGACCAGCACCTAACGTATCCGGCACCCAACCTACTGCGATCGCCATCCGTAAGCAATCAGCCTGTATCGTTGGATTTGTCGAGCGATTGTGATCACGCCCAACAGAACCGTTGCATTATTCAGGAGTTGTTTGCATGGTGAGTCCTGCCCCCTTTCAGTCTGTTATCAGTGATAGCGATCGCGCTCTGTTAAGGCATTTAATTGACTACCATTCGGCACAATCCATGCCCGACGTGTGGGCGATTTTACAGAACCGTTCTGACATTCTGGCGGTCACGGCTCTGCACGATCCCCATGCAAAGCCGGAGGTGAAGATAACCTATGGTGACCTCTGCCAGCAGTTTCAGCAGTTTGCTACGGGACTGCAAACTTTGGGTGTCCAGAAGGGCGATCGCGTTGCCCTATTTGCCGATAATAGCCCCCGCTGGTTAATTGCCGACCAAGGCATGATGATGGCTGGCGTTGTGAATGTAGTGCGCGGATCCCAAGCGGACGTGGACGAACTGGCCTTCATCATCAGCAACAGCGGCAGTACCGGACTCGTAGTTGAGGATTTGAAAACCTTTAAGCGCTTGCAGCCCAGTCTAGAAAGCTTGCCCATTCGCTTTGTGCTGTTGCTATCGGATGAGACTCTGCCTGACTTGGGGGATCGTAAAGGCTTAAACTTTACAGATCTGATGGCGATCGGCGCAAGCAGTTCCTTCTCTCCGGTGACGCTGCAACGGAACGAACTCGCCACCTTGCTCTACACCTCTGGAACGACGGGAAAACCCAAGGGCGTGATGCTCACCCACGGCAATCTCATGCACCAGATTGAAACCTTGGGCACGGTAGTTCAACCCAACTTGGGCGATCGCGTTCTCAGCATCCTACCCACCTGGCACGCCTATGAGCGATCGTGCGAATATTTTCTGCTGTCCCAAGGCTGCACGCAGATTTACACAAGCCTCCGCCATGTCAAGGCCGATCTGAAACACTACAAACCCAATTTCATGGTGGGTGTCCCCCGACTCTGGGAATCCATCTACGAAGGCATCCAAAAGCAGTTTCGCGAGCAGCCCGCCAGCCGTCAGCGATTGATCCAAACCTTCCTAGCCAATAGCCAACGCTACATCGAAGCCAAGCGGATCGTTCAAGGGCTGAGCCTTGCCGTTCCCAATCCGTCATCGTCGCAACGGTTAGCCGCTCAGCTAGAGGCCGCTGCCCGTTCCCCGCTGCATAAACTTGCAGCCAAGATGGTCTACAGCAAGGTGAAAGATGCTACGGGAGGCAACATTAAGCAGGTGATCAGCGGTGGTGGTTCCCTAGCCATGCATATTGACACCTTCTTTGAAATCATTGGCGTCGAAATTCTCGTAGGATATGGCCTCACGGAAACGGCTCCTGTGTTAACGGCGCGTCGCCCCAATCGCAATATGCGTGGCTCTGCCGGACAGCCCATGCCTGCCACCGAAATTCGCATTGTGGATTTAGAAACGCGGAAACCATTGCCCAAGGGCGATCGCGGTCTAGTGCTGGCGCGAGGCCCTCAAATTATGGCGGGCTACTATGAAAACCCGGAGGCCACCGCCAAGGCCATTGATTCCGAGGGTTGGTTCGATACGGGGGATTTGGGCTGTTTAATCCTGGATGATTTTCTGGTACTGACTGGACGCGCCAAGGACACCATCGTGCTCACCAATGGCGAAAACATTGAACCCCAGCCCATTGAAGACGCCTGTGTACGCAGTGCCTATATCGACCAAATCATGCTGGTAGGTCAAGATCAGCGATCGCTCGGTGCGCTCATCGTGCCCAATCTAGATGCCCTCAGCCAGTGGGCAACCACCCAAGGAAAAACCTTCGTGCCGCCCAACGAGACCACCGCATCCGATGCCAAGGGGTTAACGCTGGAGGATAAGGCGATTCAAGACCTGATTCGGCAGGAGCTCGTTCGTGAAGTGCAGGATCGTCCAGGCTATCGAGCCGATGACCGGATTGGCCCCTTCCGATTACTCACCGAACCCTTTTCGATGGAAAACGGCATGATGACCCAAACGCTCAAGATTCGGCGTCCGGCTGTGTACGATCGCTACCAAGACTTAATCGATGAGATGTTCCGTCAGTAATTGCCGTGCGCCCTTCTTAAATTTTTCATACTGAAGGTGAACGCGATCGCGGTATGATCGACGGGACATTGAATCTTGAACACAGTCATCTAAACGCATAGTTTCTAGCAAAGCGCCCATGGAAGTTTCCCAAACCAGTTTGCTCCTAAAGCGGCCTGTCAATCTCAAGGTTGTTGTCACCCCCCGCTGGAAAGAAGAAGTTCAACAGCAGTTGCAAGGCCAGATCAACCAACTCGATGGACAACTGCAACAGTTGGAATCTCAAGGTCAACGGATGGCCTCTGAGCTTCAAAAACAGGAAGCCCAAGCCGATGACCCGAACGTTGTTCAGCAATTGGGCAGCATCCAGGCTCAGGTGAACCAAAAGAAAAGTCAGCTTTTGGAAAAGAAGAATCAAACCTTACAGCAACTTCAGCGCATTCAGCTTTTAGAGCTGGATCAAGAAGTGCTTCAGGGACAACTTGAAGGATTCTTCCGTGTTGAGAAAGGCGATAATCTTGTCCGCAAAATGCAGGTCGAAATTTTAATTCGCGATGGCGTGGTTGAAGATATTCGCGGCGATCTTTAACAGCCAAAATCCAACATAATATGTTTAGGCAATGAATGCCTTCCGCTGGGATATCCTGCTGTGGGCATTCGTTTTTTGCGGAACTCCAGATTGGTATCGAATGGGCTATAGCCTTTAGCGGGGTTAGTCCATTCGTAGATAAGTCTGTGGTTCTTGAAATTTACGTCTTCTGTTAGAAGGTTCTATCACCCGTACTGTTGTAATTATTCCTCTGGAAGCTGCCTCATGATTCACGAAGTTTTCATGCCTGCATTAAGTTCCACCATGACCGAAGGCAAAATCGTGTCTTGGACTAAATCCCCTGGCGATAAGGTTGAGAAAGGGGAAACTGTGGTCGTCGTGGAATCCGATAAGGCTGACATGGATGTGGAATCCTTCTATGAGGGATACTTGGCGGCGATTATCGTGCAGGCTGATGAGGCTGCTCCCGTTGGCTCAACCATCGCGTTAGTCGCTGAAACCGAGGCTGAAATCGAGGAAGCGCAACGGCAAGCCCAAAGCGGAGTTGCAGGTGCGGCAGCGACTCCGGCTCCCGCAGCAGCCCCCGCAACGCCAGCGGCAACTCCGGTCGTGGCTGCCGTTTCTACCCCTGCCCCGTCCCAAAATGGATCGGCCAGTGGTCGGGTGATGGTATCTCCCCGTGCCCGGAAGTTGGCAAAAGAGTTTAAGGTTGACCTCAATACATTGAAGGGCACTGGCCCCAACGGACGGATTACGGCGGCTGATGTTGAGGCGGCCTCTGGTAAGGTTGCCACTCCGGCTGTAGTTGCCCCTGTTCCGACGGCCCCTGCTCCTGCTGCCCCCGTTCCGACGGCTGCCCCTGCCCCTGTGACTCCAAAACCTGCAACTCCGGGACAGGTCGTGCCACTGAATACGCTGCAACAGGCCGTTGTTCGCAACATGATGGTGAGCTTGCAGGTTCCCACCTTCCATGTGGGTTACACCATTACGACGGATGCTTTGGATGCTCTGTATCAGCAGGTGAAATCCAAGGGTGTCACGATGACGGCTCTGCTGGCAAAGGCGATCGCCGTAGCTTTGACAAAACACCCTCTCCTCTACGCCAACTATACGGATCAAGGGATTAACTACAATTCGGACATCAACGTGGCGATCGCCGTGGCGATGGACGATGGTGGTTTGATTACTCCCGTTCTTCGCAATGCCGATCAGATGGATCTCTATTCCCTGTCGCGCACCTGGAAAGACCTGGTGAATCGTTCCCGTACGAAGCAACTCCAGCCGGATGAGTATTCGACCGGAACCTTTACAATTTCGAATCTGGGCATGTTCGGAGTGGATCGCTTTGATGCGATTTTGCCCCCCGGTCAAGGTTCAATTTTGGCGATCGGCGCGGCGCGTCCGCAAATGGTGGCGACCGAAGATGGTTTGTTCGGCGTGCGGAAACAGATGCAGGTTAACATCACCTGCGATCACCGGGTTATCTACGGTGCCCATGCAGCCGCATTCCTGCAAGACCTGGCAACCTTGATTGAAACCAATCCTCAGTCGCTCACGCTGTAGCGATACGGGAACCCATCGATTGAATGGGGCGTGGGGGCGGGTTTCGTAGCCAAACCCTGGTCGTAAGTCCAGACTCACGGCCAAACCTGCCCGTACCCATCATGGGAGGATTCGTCCCTACCGTTCCACAACCATACAATCCATTTACCCATGAGACAGTCCATCATTCAGGTCGATGCCTTTACCGACAAGCCGTTTGCGGGCAATCCAGCCGCCGTTTGCGTCCTCGACCAGCCCCAAAGCGATGACTGGATGCAGAATGTCGCCAAGGAAATGAACCTGTCGGAAACAGCATTTCTCCTGGTGCAAGAGTCGGGATATCAATTGCGTTGGTTTACCCCAGCGGTTGAAGTGCCTCTGTGTGGTCATGCTACGCTCGCGAGTGCCCATGTGCTTTGGAGTGAAGGCTATCTTCAACTCGATGAAGTTGCTGAATTCCATACCAAGAGCGGTTTATTGACTGCAAAACGGTCGGGAAGCTGGATTGAACTCAACTTTCCATCCAATCCATCCCGCATGACAACAGCTCCCCTAGAGCTCAGCGAAGCCTTGAGGAATTTGCCCTTTAAGACTGTCTTAGAAAATTCCCTGGGCTACTTCGTAGAACTCTATTCCGAAGACGAGGTGCGATCGCTCACGCCCAATTTTGCCGCCATGCGATCGCTCCCCGTTGCCCATGTGATTATCACCAGTGCAGCCAATGCGGGATCCGAATTCGATTTTGTCTCTCGCTTTTTTGCACCGGGAATGGGCATCGATGAAGATCCAGTTACTGGAGCGGCTCACTGCTGTCTGGCTCCCTTTTGGCGCGATCGCCTCCAAAAAGACGATTTTCTAGCCTATCAAGCGTCAAGGCGGGGTGGGGTCGTCAAGGTTCACTACGACGGGGGCGATCGCGTTTTACTCTCTGGTCAAGCGGTCACCGTTATGCGCGGAGAGTTAGTTACCTCATAGCTTGCTATGCCGGGGCAGATGTTCGCTCTTTTTTGAACAACTGTGAC
The nucleotide sequence above comes from Synechococcales cyanobacterium T60_A2020_003. Encoded proteins:
- a CDS encoding 2-oxo acid dehydrogenase subunit E2, producing the protein MIHEVFMPALSSTMTEGKIVSWTKSPGDKVEKGETVVVVESDKADMDVESFYEGYLAAIIVQADEAAPVGSTIALVAETEAEIEEAQRQAQSGVAGAAATPAPAAAPATPAATPVVAAVSTPAPSQNGSASGRVMVSPRARKLAKEFKVDLNTLKGTGPNGRITAADVEAASGKVATPAVVAPVPTAPAPAAPVPTAAPAPVTPKPATPGQVVPLNTLQQAVVRNMMVSLQVPTFHVGYTITTDALDALYQQVKSKGVTMTALLAKAIAVALTKHPLLYANYTDQGINYNSDINVAIAVAMDDGGLITPVLRNADQMDLYSLSRTWKDLVNRSRTKQLQPDEYSTGTFTISNLGMFGVDRFDAILPPGQGSILAIGAARPQMVATEDGLFGVRKQMQVNITCDHRVIYGAHAAAFLQDLATLIETNPQSLTL
- a CDS encoding long-chain fatty acid--CoA ligase; this translates as MVSPAPFQSVISDSDRALLRHLIDYHSAQSMPDVWAILQNRSDILAVTALHDPHAKPEVKITYGDLCQQFQQFATGLQTLGVQKGDRVALFADNSPRWLIADQGMMMAGVVNVVRGSQADVDELAFIISNSGSTGLVVEDLKTFKRLQPSLESLPIRFVLLLSDETLPDLGDRKGLNFTDLMAIGASSSFSPVTLQRNELATLLYTSGTTGKPKGVMLTHGNLMHQIETLGTVVQPNLGDRVLSILPTWHAYERSCEYFLLSQGCTQIYTSLRHVKADLKHYKPNFMVGVPRLWESIYEGIQKQFREQPASRQRLIQTFLANSQRYIEAKRIVQGLSLAVPNPSSSQRLAAQLEAAARSPLHKLAAKMVYSKVKDATGGNIKQVISGGGSLAMHIDTFFEIIGVEILVGYGLTETAPVLTARRPNRNMRGSAGQPMPATEIRIVDLETRKPLPKGDRGLVLARGPQIMAGYYENPEATAKAIDSEGWFDTGDLGCLILDDFLVLTGRAKDTIVLTNGENIEPQPIEDACVRSAYIDQIMLVGQDQRSLGALIVPNLDALSQWATTQGKTFVPPNETTASDAKGLTLEDKAIQDLIRQELVREVQDRPGYRADDRIGPFRLLTEPFSMENGMMTQTLKIRRPAVYDRYQDLIDEMFRQ
- a CDS encoding YlqD family protein; the protein is MEVSQTSLLLKRPVNLKVVVTPRWKEEVQQQLQGQINQLDGQLQQLESQGQRMASELQKQEAQADDPNVVQQLGSIQAQVNQKKSQLLEKKNQTLQQLQRIQLLELDQEVLQGQLEGFFRVEKGDNLVRKMQVEILIRDGVVEDIRGDL
- a CDS encoding PhzF family phenazine biosynthesis protein; this encodes MRQSIIQVDAFTDKPFAGNPAAVCVLDQPQSDDWMQNVAKEMNLSETAFLLVQESGYQLRWFTPAVEVPLCGHATLASAHVLWSEGYLQLDEVAEFHTKSGLLTAKRSGSWIELNFPSNPSRMTTAPLELSEALRNLPFKTVLENSLGYFVELYSEDEVRSLTPNFAAMRSLPVAHVIITSAANAGSEFDFVSRFFAPGMGIDEDPVTGAAHCCLAPFWRDRLQKDDFLAYQASRRGGVVKVHYDGGDRVLLSGQAVTVMRGELVTS